A window from Maridesulfovibrio ferrireducens encodes these proteins:
- a CDS encoding ATP-binding protein, whose protein sequence is MSVIGIVVESAPSIIMVQMDDDKTFEKNKNEIQIGKYIQVEEGNHNFVICVIQNIKMHEDKYLISSQPIGLYSEGRFMQGAVLLPSPTEKAYIIDSKILNSIFSKEGDYSFELGRLVQNNDIKLHINGNTFFSKHIAVVGSTGSGKSCTVAKILQEVVGISKSKNIHKDDQKNSHIIIFDIHSEYRSAFSIHNEEKFNLNVLDDDKLKLPYWLMNSEELESMFIESNEQNSHNQVSQFKKAVILNKEKHNPTLKKITYDTPVFFEITEVYNYIFNINNEVINKIENEEQLPKLSDETLVTDTIKYFDDKYSFITPSTAKATKASNGAFNGEFNRFLSRLDTKINDKRLSFLLNPVKSDGTAYQTDDFKNLLQQFLGYLDKSNVTIIDLSGVPFEVLSIAVSLVSRLVFDFAFHYSKLKHTSDLLNDVPFLIVCEEAHNYIPKSGGAEFKSSKKSIERIAKEGRKYGLSLMVVSQRPSEVSDTIFSQCNNFIALRLTNINDQNYIKGLLPNNTSSITDVLPTLSAGECLIVGDSTPMPSVVRMEMPDPAPKSESIKFHNKWKECWLDITFDEVIKRWKKE, encoded by the coding sequence GTGTCTGTAATTGGAATTGTAGTAGAAAGTGCGCCAAGCATAATTATGGTGCAAATGGATGATGATAAAACTTTTGAAAAAAATAAAAATGAAATTCAGATAGGTAAATATATACAGGTAGAAGAGGGAAATCATAATTTTGTAATTTGTGTAATTCAAAATATCAAAATGCACGAAGATAAATATTTAATTAGTTCACAGCCGATCGGTTTGTATTCTGAAGGTAGATTCATGCAGGGCGCAGTGTTGCTTCCTTCTCCTACTGAAAAGGCATATATAATCGATTCTAAAATTTTGAATTCAATATTTAGTAAAGAGGGTGACTATTCGTTTGAGCTCGGTCGATTGGTACAAAATAATGATATTAAACTGCATATAAATGGTAATACTTTTTTTAGTAAACATATTGCTGTAGTTGGTTCTACTGGATCAGGTAAATCCTGTACTGTTGCAAAAATATTGCAAGAAGTAGTTGGTATTTCAAAAAGCAAAAATATACATAAAGATGACCAAAAAAATTCACATATAATTATTTTTGATATTCATTCAGAGTATAGATCGGCTTTTTCAATTCATAATGAAGAAAAATTTAATTTAAACGTACTTGATGACGACAAGCTTAAGCTTCCGTATTGGTTAATGAATTCTGAAGAACTAGAATCCATGTTTATTGAAAGCAATGAACAGAACTCTCACAACCAAGTGTCTCAATTTAAAAAAGCCGTAATATTAAATAAAGAAAAACATAATCCTACATTAAAGAAAATAACTTATGATACTCCAGTGTTTTTTGAAATTACTGAAGTATATAACTATATATTCAATATAAATAATGAAGTTATAAATAAGATTGAAAATGAAGAACAACTTCCAAAACTAAGTGATGAGACTTTAGTTACAGATACAATTAAATATTTTGATGATAAATATAGCTTTATTACGCCTAGTACAGCTAAAGCAACTAAAGCTAGTAATGGTGCTTTTAATGGTGAATTTAATAGATTTTTATCGCGTTTAGATACAAAGATTAATGATAAGAGGCTTTCTTTTTTATTAAATCCTGTAAAAAGTGATGGAACAGCTTATCAAACCGATGATTTTAAGAATTTATTACAACAATTTTTGGGATATCTAGACAAGTCAAATGTAACAATCATTGACTTGAGTGGAGTCCCTTTTGAGGTTTTGAGTATTGCTGTGAGCCTAGTCTCTAGGCTCGTATTTGATTTTGCATTTCATTATTCAAAACTCAAACATACGTCTGATTTGTTGAATGATGTTCCCTTTTTGATTGTATGTGAGGAAGCCCATAACTATATTCCTAAAAGTGGCGGGGCTGAATTTAAGTCTTCAAAAAAATCTATTGAAAGGATCGCAAAAGAAGGTCGTAAATACGGATTAAGTTTAATGGTGGTTAGCCAAAGACCTTCTGAAGTTTCTGATACAATTTTTTCCCAATGTAATAACTTTATAGCACTTAGACTTACTAACATTAATGATCAGAATTATATTAAAGGATTACTTCCTAATAATACTAGCTCTATAACTGATGTGTTGCCAACTTTGTCTGCTGGAGAATGCCTAATTGTGGGCGATTCGACTCCAATGCCTTCAGTCGTTAGAATGGAAATGCCTGATCCTGCACCAAAGTCCGAAAGTATTAAATTTCATAATAAATGGAAAGAATGCTGGTTGGATATTACTTTTGACGAAGTAATTAAACG
- a CDS encoding phosphatidylserine decarboxylase, whose product MKNSFRILASVFLFMVLLSISTISTAAAKISIPDDCPCKGSITNLIDAYNSDKVFKVHIDEAFKNMQPVPEGYRKGGNPWIGKSFADLIPFFVEWSSFLPEAKGSEDNALKYIEQMDLFAYKNPFGRVAFQTSPGVEIFNRFATERGEFLSSKASIKKVAKWLADPRIEKEEYVLPDPTAADGGFKSYNDFFSRKFKDISKVRPQTMPDRDYIISSPTDATVNSIPAKIVDGTTKFRTKGTQELNIKELLEGSRYWKKFVGGTALSCVLMPNTYHYYHAPVGGQVLETRLVDGALIGMEEFVKFAPAHGNVGAPGASFGAFESYARGYFIIDTGKYGLVGVIPVGLSTVGSVVFEDKFLKADGPVAIKRGDELGHFLYGGSLVILVFEPGQYGSDAIKVRLGNQIGIFDTSSNK is encoded by the coding sequence ATGAAAAACAGTTTCCGTATACTTGCATCTGTCTTTTTATTTATGGTTTTACTTTCCATTTCAACCATATCTACTGCAGCCGCAAAAATATCCATTCCTGACGATTGTCCATGTAAAGGGTCGATTACAAATCTTATTGATGCGTACAATAGTGACAAGGTCTTTAAGGTGCATATTGATGAAGCATTCAAAAATATGCAGCCCGTCCCGGAAGGATACAGGAAAGGTGGAAATCCTTGGATCGGAAAATCTTTTGCCGACCTGATTCCATTTTTTGTGGAGTGGAGTTCATTTCTACCGGAAGCAAAGGGCAGTGAGGATAACGCACTTAAATATATCGAACAGATGGATCTGTTTGCGTATAAAAATCCATTTGGACGGGTGGCTTTTCAAACTTCGCCGGGAGTTGAGATTTTTAACCGTTTTGCGACTGAACGCGGTGAATTTCTATCCAGCAAGGCTTCGATAAAAAAAGTAGCCAAATGGCTCGCTGATCCTCGCATTGAAAAAGAAGAATATGTCCTGCCTGACCCCACAGCTGCTGACGGCGGATTTAAGTCTTACAATGATTTTTTCTCTCGTAAGTTTAAAGATATCAGTAAGGTCCGTCCGCAGACTATGCCGGATCGGGATTATATAATTTCCTCACCGACCGATGCCACTGTGAATTCCATTCCTGCAAAAATTGTAGACGGAACCACTAAGTTTAGGACCAAAGGTACTCAGGAACTGAATATTAAAGAGCTGCTGGAAGGATCACGCTATTGGAAGAAGTTTGTAGGTGGCACGGCTCTGTCTTGTGTCCTGATGCCTAATACTTACCATTATTACCATGCTCCAGTCGGCGGTCAGGTTCTTGAAACCCGCCTTGTGGATGGAGCATTGATTGGTATGGAAGAGTTTGTTAAATTCGCTCCGGCTCATGGCAATGTAGGTGCTCCCGGAGCAAGTTTCGGTGCCTTTGAAAGCTATGCGCGCGGTTATTTTATCATTGATACCGGAAAATACGGTCTGGTAGGAGTTATTCCGGTAGGGCTCAGCACTGTTGGGTCAGTTGTGTTCGAAGACAAGTTTCTCAAAGCGGACGGTCCTGTAGCGATTAAGCGCGGTGATGAACTGGGACATTTCCTTTATGGAGGGTCTCTGGTCATTTTGGTTTTTGAACCCGGACAATATGGTTCCGATGCGATTAAGGTTCGTTTGGGAAATCAGATCGGTATTTTTGATACCAGCTCAAATAAATAG
- a CDS encoding proline iminopeptidase-family hydrolase: MNKEQAYIDKILTEPAYDSEGFVDYTYEGHTYKLWYGRIGSGSAPPALVLHGGPGGNHHNLVAFQALSDERPVIFYDQLGCGNSERPDNPALWNAERYFDEVKAVRDGLGLKKYHLIGHSWGTAQAVGFAAKHPAGILSISLHSPILSFPYYITDVAPALKQGLICLNGKGGQVIDDYELRGVGTKSDYDEACMEFTKKHVTHTWPLPEAMKKLGAARNSAIHDTMVAGGSELNVLGNIKTIDVTTQLSKLNVPILMTCGSDDLCTPAYTKWQSEFANNPQYYVIQGSAHMTPVDKPLELIERQRVFLKEFGSRVSHEIREASVKDN, from the coding sequence ATGAATAAAGAGCAAGCATACATAGACAAGATTTTAACTGAACCTGCATATGATAGCGAAGGGTTTGTCGATTACACTTATGAAGGTCATACCTATAAATTATGGTACGGCAGAATTGGTTCCGGCAGCGCACCACCTGCATTGGTTCTGCACGGCGGCCCTGGAGGTAATCATCACAATCTCGTAGCGTTTCAGGCGTTGAGCGATGAACGTCCTGTAATCTTCTACGATCAACTTGGATGCGGAAACTCAGAACGTCCGGATAATCCGGCCTTGTGGAATGCGGAACGATATTTTGATGAGGTGAAAGCGGTTCGGGATGGTCTGGGCTTGAAGAAATATCATTTGATTGGTCATTCATGGGGAACCGCTCAGGCTGTTGGATTTGCCGCCAAACATCCCGCCGGTATATTGTCCATTTCTCTCCATAGCCCAATATTGAGCTTCCCTTATTATATCACTGATGTTGCCCCGGCGCTTAAGCAGGGCTTGATCTGCCTGAATGGAAAAGGCGGACAGGTGATAGATGATTATGAGTTGAGAGGGGTAGGAACAAAGAGCGACTACGACGAAGCTTGCATGGAGTTCACTAAGAAACATGTTACGCACACATGGCCATTACCAGAGGCAATGAAGAAATTGGGTGCTGCACGAAATTCAGCAATTCACGACACTATGGTTGCCGGCGGTTCGGAGTTGAATGTGCTGGGAAATATAAAAACAATCGACGTAACCACGCAACTGTCCAAGTTAAATGTTCCTATCCTTATGACTTGTGGAAGTGACGATTTGTGTACGCCAGCATATACTAAATGGCAGTCTGAATTTGCCAATAATCCACAGTATTACGTCATACAGGGAAGCGCCCACATGACTCCTGTGGACAAGCCATTGGAACTCATCGAGCGGCAACGGGTGTTTTTAAAAGAATTTGGTTCGCGAGTCAGTCATGAGATACGGGAAGCATCCGTTAAGGATAATTAA
- a CDS encoding tetratricopeptide repeat protein gives MKLNILRSVLLIFVLSLLLGCGAPHQSGPVVGEKKNDTAVGMEQTKTTVKEPVESIVEKSDESAIVSNGKSVVEKTVRQHVTGQISPDEARKFAVGRAKRDALEEAGTYLETMTLVKEGKLEQNEIMALAVGVLKTEVISERQFMDGNVFCMEAVVKIVVDPSALRERVKKLLNDRELLTKYKKVQEQNQSLLAKIDELEKTNNKLKKSPEEKQAMKRDFAKAGKALEAEGWILKGSALWNDGKYSDPYKAIAYFSQAIELDPDNAIAYTNRGVAYGGMEQFQRAVKNLSRAIELDQDYAAAYYNRGTVYINLGQFDLALKDLNHAVKLDPDDPGSYLNRGHAYAKLGQHQRSIEDYTKSIEIAPDYSYAYYNRGKIYSNLGQHEQAIDDYNRAIQLDPDYYKAFTNRGLEYDYLGQPQRAIDDYTRALAINPRDVIAYSNRGSVYMHMGKYRQSVDDYNRVLKIDPKYVSAYYNLGLVYYNMGLYQQAIESLTKAIELNPDYAKAHHNRGHVYAVLKQYQRAIEGYSRAIEIDPKYTQAFLNRGIAYSNLDQYQQAIQDFNRAIIINPDYVDAFHRRGLAYLLSGQSVPGCRDARRACELGDCKLLGIARKEGLCP, from the coding sequence ATGAAATTAAACATATTACGATCAGTCCTGTTGATCTTTGTCCTGTCTTTGCTTTTGGGATGTGGTGCTCCGCATCAAAGCGGGCCAGTCGTAGGTGAAAAAAAGAATGATACCGCCGTCGGCATGGAGCAAACTAAAACAACCGTTAAAGAACCCGTTGAATCTATTGTTGAAAAGTCTGACGAATCCGCAATCGTAAGCAACGGTAAATCCGTGGTCGAAAAGACCGTGCGCCAGCATGTGACAGGTCAGATTTCACCTGATGAGGCGCGGAAGTTTGCCGTCGGCCGGGCCAAGCGGGATGCTCTGGAGGAGGCCGGAACCTACCTTGAAACCATGACTTTGGTTAAAGAAGGCAAGCTTGAGCAGAATGAAATCATGGCACTGGCTGTGGGAGTGCTTAAGACCGAGGTGATCAGCGAGCGGCAGTTCATGGATGGCAATGTCTTCTGCATGGAGGCCGTGGTCAAGATCGTGGTTGATCCTTCCGCCCTTAGGGAGCGGGTGAAGAAGCTTCTCAATGACCGTGAACTCTTGACAAAATATAAGAAAGTTCAGGAACAGAACCAAAGCTTGTTGGCTAAGATTGATGAGCTGGAAAAAACAAACAACAAACTTAAGAAAAGCCCCGAAGAAAAGCAGGCCATGAAGCGTGATTTTGCCAAAGCCGGAAAGGCTTTGGAGGCGGAAGGCTGGATTTTAAAGGGATCAGCATTATGGAATGATGGTAAGTACTCCGATCCGTATAAAGCTATTGCGTATTTCAGTCAGGCTATTGAACTAGATCCCGATAATGCCATAGCTTATACAAATCGCGGAGTGGCTTATGGAGGAATGGAGCAGTTCCAACGTGCTGTCAAAAATCTCAGCCGGGCAATTGAACTCGATCAGGACTATGCCGCAGCTTATTACAACCGGGGTACTGTCTATATTAACCTTGGGCAATTCGACCTAGCACTAAAAGATTTAAACCATGCTGTTAAGCTCGATCCTGATGATCCCGGTTCATATTTAAATCGCGGGCATGCTTATGCCAAGCTCGGGCAGCATCAACGTTCCATTGAAGATTATACCAAATCCATTGAGATAGCTCCGGATTATTCTTACGCCTATTATAACCGGGGGAAAATTTATTCTAATCTCGGACAGCATGAGCAAGCCATTGATGACTATAACCGGGCTATTCAGCTGGACCCAGACTATTATAAGGCTTTTACCAATCGCGGCCTTGAATATGATTATCTCGGCCAGCCTCAGCGTGCGATAGATGATTATACCCGGGCTTTGGCGATTAATCCACGGGATGTGATCGCCTATAGCAATCGCGGAAGTGTGTATATGCATATGGGGAAATATCGACAGTCTGTAGATGATTACAACCGCGTTCTAAAAATTGATCCCAAGTATGTCTCAGCCTATTATAATTTAGGTCTCGTCTATTACAATATGGGGCTATATCAACAGGCAATAGAGAGTTTAACCAAGGCCATCGAACTGAATCCTGATTATGCGAAAGCCCATCATAATCGCGGACATGTATATGCTGTGCTAAAGCAATATCAGCGGGCAATTGAAGGGTACAGCCGTGCTATCGAAATCGACCCAAAATATACGCAGGCTTTCTTAAACCGAGGAATCGCTTATTCCAACCTTGATCAGTATCAGCAGGCAATTCAGGATTTTAACAGGGCAATTATAATCAATCCTGATTATGTGGATGCCTTCCATCGTCGCGGACTGGCCTACCTTCTCTCAGGACAAAGTGTACCAGGCTGCAGAGATGCCCGCCGGGCCTGTGAACTGGGAGACTGCAAGTTGCTCGGTATCGCCCGCAAGGAAGGGCTTTGCCCGTAG